The Phormidium sp. PBR-2020 DNA segment CTTCATCAAGAATTTTAGAGAATAGGAGAAATTTCCATGACGACTTCCACCAGCAATCAGATGGTGAAGCCTTATCAGGGCGACCCTCAGATGGGTCATCTGTCCACCCCCATTAGCGACTCTGCGTTCACCCGCACGTTCATCGGCAACCTTCCCGCCTACCGTCCCGGTTTGTCGCCCCTGCTGCGCGGACTTGAGATCGGCATGGCTCACGGCTACTTCATCGGTGGCCCCTGGGTTAAACTCGGAACCCAACGGGCTACGGAGTTCGCCAACCTCAACGGTTTAATCTGCGGCGGAACCCTCTTGCTCATTGCCACTGCCTGTTTGGCCGCCTACGGGTTGGTTACGTTCCAAGGCAGCAAAGGCGACAGCGACAATTCCCTGCAAACCTCCGAGGGCTGGAGTCAGTTCACGGCTGGATTTTTCATCGGTGGCATGGGAAGTGCATTCTTAGCATTTTTCTTGTTAGAAAACTTTGGTGCCGTTGATGCCATTCTTCGCGGCTTGGTGAATAACTAATCCTCGCGGTTTGGTCGTTGATTCTCGGCACTGTTAACCTGAATTTTTTGAAATCGGAGCCTTATAGACATGACTGGTGATTACGCTGCTTCCTACCTTCCCTGGATTCTCATTCCGATGGTCTGCTGGCTGATGCCGGTGGTCACCATGGGACTGCTATTTATTTACATTGAAAAAGAAGCTTAGGTTGATGTTAACAATCGGTTGACTTAACAATCGGTTGACATTGTATCTCTAAGTTAAAACCGGGGATGGTTCCGTTATCAGGAACCTCCCCGATTTTTTTAGGGACTAAAATCAGCTCAATTCATCAAGAGACATTGACGACTAACTCGACCAATCGGCGTGGAAGGATTCACCCCGAGGGGTATCGGTTCGCTCATAGGTGTGAGCGCCGAAGTAATCCCGTTGCGCTTGGGTGAGGTTTTGCGGCAGGCGATCGCGGCGATAGCTATCAAAATAGTCCAGAGAGGCACTAAACGCCGGAACCGGAATCCCTAAGCCACTGGCAGTCATCAACACTTCCCGCCAAGCGCCTTGGCGATCGAGAATCGTCTGCTTAAACTCCGGTGCTAAAAGCAAATTAGGCAAGTTAGGATTCTCATCAAAGGCCCGTTTGATTTTGTTCAAAAAGCCCGCTTTGATAATACATCCACCCTTCCAAATCCGAGCAATTTCACCCAAATTCAAATCATAGCCAAACTGTTCCGAGGCCTTGCCCAACAGAGCCATCCCCTGAGCATAGGAACACATTTTGGAGCAGTAGAGAGCATCACGCACCTTATCCACAAAGGCTTCGGTATTGCCATCAAACTTGCCCATGGGCGCCGGGAGTTGTTTCGAGGCCGCCGTGCGTTCCTCCTTAATCGAGGAGAGAATGCGAGCATTCACCGCTGCGCCAATGGTGGGAATGGCAACCCCCAACTCCAGAGAACTTACCACCGTCCAGCGCCCAGTTCCTTTCTGGCCAGCAGCATCCAAGATTTTATCAATCAGGAAGCCATCCCCTTGATCATCTTTTTTAGTAAAGATGTCAGCGGTAATATCAATCAGGAAGGAGTCCAGTTCCTCGGTTTGATTCCATTGCGTAAACACCTCATGCAACTGGTCATTGCTCAAACCCAGGACATTCTTGAGCAGGTCATAGGCTTCAGCAATGAGCTGCATATCCCCGTACTCAATGCCGTTATGCACCATCTTCACATAGTGACCGGCACCTTTGGGACCAATATAGGTGACACAGGGGCCATCATCGACCTGAGCCGCGATTTTCGTGACGATCGCCTCGATTTCATCATAGGCGGCCTTCGTGCCTCCAGGCATCAGGCTCGGGCCATAGAGGGCCCCTTCTTCGCCCCCACTGACTCCCATACCGATGAAGCGTAAATCAGCAGCTTCGAGATACTCCACCCGGCGATCGGTATCTTCATAGAGGGAGTTCCCCCCATCAATAATCATATCCCCAGGTTCGAGGAGGGGTTTGAGTTGTTCAATCACTGCATCCACCGGCCCCCCAGCTTTCACCATCAGCAGGATACGCCGAGGACGCTCTAACGCACCGACAAACTCTTCGATGGAATAAGTGGCTTTGACATTCTTGCCCTGGGCCCGCTTTTCCATGAAAGCCTTTGTGGTAGCGCTGGTGCGGTTGTACACGGCCACAGAGAAGCCCTTGCTTTCAACATTGAGGGCGAGATTCTCCCCCATGACAGCCAGTCCAATTACACCAAAATTTTGTAATGCCATATATCTATCCGTTACGTTGAGGATTGGTCGTTAACTGTATAAAGACAGTTCACTTACGGTTCATCTGTTAGGGTAGCTCGATCCCCGGAGGATGTCCTGGAAGAAGACCTTAAGACAGCTTAATTGGCAAAACTGTGTCTCAACACACCGACAGATTGACCATCAGGGGACGGGGGACCTGTAGAATAGGGCAGTAGAACGATTCGGGGGATACCGAGGACATGCTTGCCTACTTTCTTGCCATTGCCGTCGGATTGGGGAGCTTCGTGCTGTTTATGGCGGCGTTCTTCTTTCCAGAGGTTTACCGCAAAGGAGATTTTATCTGGAGCGGTGTCGGCTTTTTCTATGCCTTAGTACTTTGGTTTTGCGCGGGACGCTTTACGGGCGCGATTTTACTGGGACAGGGGGCCAGCGTGGCCTTGATTGGCTGGCTCGGCTGGCAAACGCTCCGTTTACGCCGGGATGTGACCCCGCAAGGCCAACAAACCCCAACCGAGGCAATCGCCGAAAAAGGCGCCAAGGGATGGTTCAAAGGTAAGACAACTCAATCCCCCGCCGCCGCACCTGCTGAGGAAGAGGCGACAGATAGATCTGACAGCGAGACATCTGACAGCGAGACATCTGACGAGGAGATGGCTCAACCTGACAGCGAACCCACCACTGAACCCGCCACTGAACTCGTTACTGAAACGACAACTGACACCGCCGCTGCGAAACCATTAGAGTCAGATCCGAGGGAGGAGACGACCACAGATGGCTCCACAGCAACGACAAGCGAAGCTGACTCGGCCAAACCAGACGAAGACACAGAAGCCGAGCCGTCCTCCTCCCAAGATTCCCCTAAGCCAGAACCGGAGATAGCTTCAGATTCTTCTGAGTCTGAGTCAGAGGAAACCCCAGCAGAACCGGTTACTGCCCCCAAAGCTGCCTCTAAAGCCAAACCCAAGTTCTGGCAGACGGGCGTTTTTGCGAAAGTGGGACGGTTGTTACAGCGCAAACCTAAGGCCACCCCAACGACTGCACCTCCTTCCTCAGAGACTCCAGAGGTTGATGAGTTTGATTTTGAGGAGTTTGAGGACCGGCTGGAGACGAAAGACTCTCAGGAAACCGTCGAACCCCCAACTGAGCCGCCGGCCCAACCTGAACCTCCCACTGAGGCGACATCTGAGGCAACATCTGAGGTTGATCCAGAGTTAGAGGTCATTGCTGACGACTCCCCAGCGGTGACTGAGGAGCCGGAATCCCCCCAAGAGGAGGCGCTGGAGCCAGAGGAAACGGCCGAACTGACCCCATCCCAAATGGATGCTCCCGAGGCAGAAATCCCATCTACTGATGATGCGGACAGTCCTGAATCGGTGGCTGCACCGGAGTCTGAACCGTCAGACTCGCAACTGTCAGAAACTGATGACAGTTCTACCCTGAAGGCGTCGGAACCTGAACCGCTAGCGCCAGAACCATCAGAACTAGAGCAGCCTGAGCCAGAACCATCTGAGCTAGAGCAGCCTGAGCCAGAAGAAACGCCCCCCAGCACTGACACGGCGGATGGCGAGCCAAAGGATGACGAGGCTACCCCTTCTGACGAACCAGAGCCATCTGAGGGAACTTCCCCCCCAACATCTGAGTCGGAGAGTAAAGAGACGCCAGGTGAATCTGAACGCCCTGAGGGATCGGCCTAACTTGCGATCGCCCAGGAGTTAACTTGCCGGTGCGATCGCAATCTCGTTAATATTGTGATTGCGATCGCACAACCTTGCAGGCGATCTCACAAGCTATCCCAAAATGAATCACTCCATTGGGGGGTCAAACCCCTCATACTTGTAACGTTCCGAGTTATCGTAGTGTTGTATGACTAGCCAACTCATGGTTTCCATTCGTGAACTGGTACAGGAGGCGATCGCCAGCGGGTACTTATCTCTCAAAGCTGAAAACCAACTCCGTCAGCGATTAGCGACGAAGTATGATTTTGAAGATTTCCAGGCCGTCCTGAAACTTCAAGATGCCGCCATGGCCGGGAAAGTTCGTCAGGAATCGCGGGAGTTATTGGAGCAATCCAGTTAAGCCCGATCCCGGGCCCTCCTATCCCAGATAACGGGTCTTCAACTGATCAGACACTGTCACTTCCTTCGACTGTACGAGTGACGGTACGAGGTAAGGGGTGTATCTATCAGTCCAGGTTGCCACAGCAACGGTCAAAGCAAGACCCCATACACCCTCTTGCCAGCCCCGTTGTCTGGGTGAACAATTTTTCGCGTCGACTTGCTCCGGTTGCCTGCCACAGAACCCTACAATAGAGGCAGAGGACAGGGTAAAATCCCCCTTGCTAACCGTTCACCGCAGTCTAACCCACGATGTCTTTCACCCCTGAGTTCCTAAGTGGTCGCCAAATCCGCGAAAAATTCTTACAATTCTTCGAGGGCCGCCAACACCAACGCCTCCCCAGCGCCTCACTGGTTCCTGAAGACCCCACCGTTCTGCTAACCATCGCCGGGATGTTGCCCTTCAAACCCATCTTCTTGGGCCAGCGGGAACGGGACTACCCTCGGGCCACCACCTCCCAGAAATGTATCCGCACCAACGACATCGAGAACGTGGGCCGAACGGCGCGACATCATACGTTCTTTGAGATGTTGGGGAACTTCAGCTTTGGAGATTATTTTAAACCCGAGGCGATCGCCTGGGGGTGGGAACTCATGACCGAGGTCTATGGCTTACCCCCAGAACGCCTCATCGTCAGTGTCTTCCGGGAGGATGATGAAGCCTTCGACATCTGGCATAAAAACATCGGTATTGCCAAACATCGCATTCAGCGCATGGGAGAAGAGGACAACTTCTGGAAATCCGGTCCCACCGGCCCCTGTGGTCCCTGTTCCGAGATTTACTATGACTTCCACCCCGAACTCGGGGATGACGACATCGACTTAGAAGACGATAGCCGCTTCATCGAACTGTATAACCTGGTCTTTATGCAGTTTAACCGGGACAGCGACGGTAGCCTCACCCCCCTACAAAACAAAAACATTGATACGGGGATGGGACTCGAACGCATGGCCCAAGTCCTGCAAACGGTCCCCAATAACTACGAAACAGACCTGATTTTCCCCATTATCAAACGAGCGGCGGAGATTGCCCAGCTTCATTATGACGACGCCGATGCCAAAACCCAGGTTTCCCTGAAAGTCATCGGCGACCATGTGCGCGCCGTCGTCCATCTGATTGCCGATGGGGTGCGCGCCTCGAATATCGGCCGGGGCTATGTCTTGCGTCGTCTGATTCGTCGGGTGGTGCGTCATGGTCGTTTGATTGGCATTGAGGGCGCGTTTATTACTCAAGTTGCTGAAACGGCGATTCGGGTTTCGGAAGATGCCTATGCCAATTTGCGGGAACGGCAGGAGTTCATTAACCGTGAATTATCTCGCGAAGAAGCCCAATTCCTGAAAACCTTGGAACGGGGCGAAAAACTCCTCGGGGAGATTCTAGCGACCAACCCGCAACAAATTTCTGGGGAAGATGCCTTTACGCTGTATGACACCTATGGGTTCCCCCTGGAGTTGACCCAAGAAATTGCCGAGGAACAGGGCATTGGGGTTGATATCGATGGCTTCGAGGTGGAGATGGAACGGCAACGCGATCGCGCCCGGGCCGCCCATGAGACCATTGATTTGACAGTTCAGGGCAGTTTAGATGA contains these protein-coding regions:
- the alaS gene encoding alanine--tRNA ligase, whose product is MSFTPEFLSGRQIREKFLQFFEGRQHQRLPSASLVPEDPTVLLTIAGMLPFKPIFLGQRERDYPRATTSQKCIRTNDIENVGRTARHHTFFEMLGNFSFGDYFKPEAIAWGWELMTEVYGLPPERLIVSVFREDDEAFDIWHKNIGIAKHRIQRMGEEDNFWKSGPTGPCGPCSEIYYDFHPELGDDDIDLEDDSRFIELYNLVFMQFNRDSDGSLTPLQNKNIDTGMGLERMAQVLQTVPNNYETDLIFPIIKRAAEIAQLHYDDADAKTQVSLKVIGDHVRAVVHLIADGVRASNIGRGYVLRRLIRRVVRHGRLIGIEGAFITQVAETAIRVSEDAYANLRERQEFINRELSREEAQFLKTLERGEKLLGEILATNPQQISGEDAFTLYDTYGFPLELTQEIAEEQGIGVDIDGFEVEMERQRDRARAAHETIDLTVQGSLDELAEHLHPTAFLGYTDNQANVQVTAVLVEGHRVESAEAGETVQVVLDRTPFYAESGGQIGDRGYLSGETLVVRIEDVKKEGNIFIHFGRIERGTLNLGDTVTAQIDRACRRRAQANHSATHLLQAALKQLVDESVSQAGSLVAFDRLRFDFNCPRALTSEDVQQVEDLVNTWIAEAHGAQVAEMPLEDAKRKGAVAMFGEKYADVVRVIDFPGVSMELCGGTHVSNTAEIGAFKIISESGISSGVRRIEAVSGPAVLDYLNSRDGVVKELCDRFKVKPEEVGDRVTSLQEELKAAQKQLAALNAELAVAKSDQLLSGAETVGQFKVLVANLGTADSKSLQTAAERLQQKLGDAAVVLGGIPSEGKVSLVAAFSPAVNQKGVQAGKFIGGIAKLCGGGGGGRPNLAQAGGRDASQLPAALEAAKSQLMEALG
- a CDS encoding photosystem I reaction center protein subunit XI — its product is MTTSTSNQMVKPYQGDPQMGHLSTPISDSAFTRTFIGNLPAYRPGLSPLLRGLEIGMAHGYFIGGPWVKLGTQRATEFANLNGLICGGTLLLIATACLAAYGLVTFQGSKGDSDNSLQTSEGWSQFTAGFFIGGMGSAFLAFFLLENFGAVDAILRGLVNN
- the gnd gene encoding decarboxylating NADP(+)-dependent phosphogluconate dehydrogenase — translated: MALQNFGVIGLAVMGENLALNVESKGFSVAVYNRTSATTKAFMEKRAQGKNVKATYSIEEFVGALERPRRILLMVKAGGPVDAVIEQLKPLLEPGDMIIDGGNSLYEDTDRRVEYLEAADLRFIGMGVSGGEEGALYGPSLMPGGTKAAYDEIEAIVTKIAAQVDDGPCVTYIGPKGAGHYVKMVHNGIEYGDMQLIAEAYDLLKNVLGLSNDQLHEVFTQWNQTEELDSFLIDITADIFTKKDDQGDGFLIDKILDAAGQKGTGRWTVVSSLELGVAIPTIGAAVNARILSSIKEERTAASKQLPAPMGKFDGNTEAFVDKVRDALYCSKMCSYAQGMALLGKASEQFGYDLNLGEIARIWKGGCIIKAGFLNKIKRAFDENPNLPNLLLAPEFKQTILDRQGAWREVLMTASGLGIPVPAFSASLDYFDSYRRDRLPQNLTQAQRDYFGAHTYERTDTPRGESFHADWSS
- a CDS encoding photosystem I reaction center subunit VIII; the protein is MTGDYAASYLPWILIPMVCWLMPVVTMGLLFIYIEKEA